Proteins from a genomic interval of Nitrososphaerales archaeon:
- a CDS encoding AN1-type zinc finger protein, with protein MDSCYYCGLEVDMPFECNYCKDKFCPEHRLPENHRCVKLHLIRTKKFGEKKVVRGKGIGRHDNIFKKLGRKFKK; from the coding sequence ATGGATTCGTGTTATTACTGTGGTTTGGAGGTCGATATGCCTTTTGAATGCAATTACTGCAAGGACAAGTTCTGCCCGGAACACAGGTTGCCTGAAAATCACAGATGTGTGAAGTTGCATCTTATAAGGACAAAGAAGTTCGGTGAAAAGAAGGTCGTGAGGGGAAAGGGTATTGGTAGACATGACAATATTTTCAAAAAACTTGGAAGGAAATTCAAGAAGTAG